The Methanothrix soehngenii GP6 genome has a window encoding:
- a CDS encoding Coenzyme F420 hydrogenase/dehydrogenase, beta subunit C-terminal domain, protein MAAKEKIAEPTYLECGFGELEYKVIKSDVCCRCGTCEALCPRIEHVEDKPELVMYDPHCGLCFTYCPRNILDMGQMESKLLGRTRNPEEKLGIYKKAISAQAVSREGLAQDGGVATALLVFALESGMIDCAIVTDKDDEWRTVSRVVTTADEIRAAAGTKYTINNSVNSLAEALNMGFEKIGFVGTPCQIQGLRKVQLLEEPYQIGQEKIALLVGLFCMENFDYDLLMNGLVKGRFGLDPKNVARFEIKKGMFRVIDKQGKVDEVKLEETDQYNFKGCGPCFDFASELADISVGSVGSGDGWSTVLTRTDKGEKLYSDALAAGVLQEKAVSEKGLALAGKLAGNKAARFEAKSVEMNVKNISR, encoded by the coding sequence ATGGCTGCTAAGGAGAAGATTGCAGAGCCCACTTACCTGGAATGTGGTTTCGGAGAGCTGGAGTATAAGGTCATAAAATCGGATGTATGCTGTCGCTGTGGCACATGCGAGGCCCTCTGCCCCAGGATTGAGCATGTGGAGGACAAGCCAGAGCTGGTGATGTACGATCCCCACTGCGGCCTGTGCTTCACCTACTGTCCCAGAAACATCCTGGATATGGGCCAGATGGAGTCCAAGCTCTTGGGGAGGACTCGTAATCCCGAGGAAAAGCTGGGCATATACAAGAAGGCCATATCCGCTCAGGCTGTCTCCCGCGAGGGTTTAGCCCAGGATGGCGGCGTGGCCACTGCTCTGCTTGTTTTTGCGCTGGAGTCGGGGATGATCGATTGTGCCATCGTCACCGACAAGGATGATGAGTGGAGGACGGTATCTCGGGTTGTTACCACCGCCGATGAGATCAGGGCTGCCGCTGGCACCAAGTACACCATAAACAATAGCGTAAATTCATTGGCTGAAGCCCTAAACATGGGATTCGAAAAGATCGGATTTGTAGGAACTCCCTGCCAGATCCAGGGCCTCAGAAAGGTTCAGCTGCTGGAAGAGCCCTATCAGATCGGCCAGGAGAAGATCGCTCTGCTCGTTGGCCTGTTCTGTATGGAGAACTTCGACTACGATCTGCTCATGAACGGCCTGGTGAAGGGCAGGTTCGGCCTGGATCCCAAGAATGTGGCCCGGTTTGAGATCAAGAAGGGTATGTTCAGGGTGATAGATAAACAGGGCAAGGTCGATGAGGTGAAGCTGGAGGAGACGGACCAGTATAACTTCAAGGGATGCGGTCCATGCTTCGACTTTGCCAGCGAACTGGCGGACATCTCCGTGGGCAGCGTGGGATCGGGTGATGGCTGGTCGACCGTTCTCACCCGCACGGACAAGGGAGAGAAGCTCTACTCTGATGCCCTTGCTGCAGGTGTCCTGCAGGAGAAGGCTGTCTCGGAGAAGGGGCTGGCTCTTGCTGGCAAGCTCGCCGGGAATAAGGCAGCCCGGTTTGAGGCCAAGTCCGTCGAGATGAATGTCAAGAACATCTCTCGCTGA
- a CDS encoding redox-regulated ATPase YchF — translation MLSVGLAGKPNSGKSTFFKAATLVEVDIANYPFTTIDANHGVSYVRVPCPCKDLGIEKGCGRCKDGVRFIAIELIDVAGLVPDAHLGKGLGNEFLDALRVAEAVIHVLDASGGTDAEGNPVGTGNYDPVSDVKFLEYEISMWLNGILNRNWEKLMRNFRALGGKPDQVLIEQMAGAGVSDSQIRRALTEMKKDLGSWNAEDVKMFAILLRRYSKPMILAANKMDVAPPENVKKLLALKEEVVIPVSGAAEIALRMAEKAGLISYRPGDPDFQIKGDLNPAQKTGLEKIRALMKQYGGTGVQECINRAIFELLDYIVLYPVEDENKFTDRKGVILPDAFLMKRGSTARDLAFRVHSDIGESFLFAIDARTKMRLGEKHELKDGDVIKIVSTK, via the coding sequence ATGCTCTCTGTCGGGCTGGCTGGAAAGCCGAATTCTGGCAAATCCACCTTTTTCAAGGCTGCGACCCTGGTAGAGGTGGATATAGCCAACTATCCCTTTACCACGATCGACGCCAACCATGGCGTCTCTTATGTGCGCGTCCCCTGCCCCTGCAAGGATCTGGGGATTGAGAAGGGTTGCGGAAGATGCAAGGACGGGGTGCGGTTCATCGCCATCGAGCTGATCGACGTTGCCGGCCTGGTGCCGGACGCTCACCTGGGCAAGGGCCTTGGGAACGAATTTTTGGATGCCCTGCGAGTGGCGGAGGCGGTGATTCATGTGCTCGATGCTTCGGGCGGCACAGATGCCGAAGGAAACCCGGTAGGTACGGGCAACTACGATCCGGTCTCCGACGTAAAATTCCTGGAATACGAGATCAGCATGTGGCTTAACGGCATCCTAAATCGCAACTGGGAAAAATTGATGAGGAACTTCCGGGCATTGGGCGGCAAGCCGGATCAGGTCTTAATCGAGCAGATGGCGGGAGCGGGAGTTTCTGACAGCCAGATTCGCCGCGCTCTGACCGAGATGAAAAAGGACCTGGGAAGCTGGAATGCAGAGGATGTGAAGATGTTCGCCATTCTCTTGCGCAGGTACAGCAAGCCCATGATCCTGGCAGCCAATAAGATGGATGTTGCCCCCCCGGAGAACGTGAAAAAGCTTCTGGCTCTGAAAGAGGAGGTGGTGATACCGGTCAGTGGAGCAGCGGAGATCGCTCTTCGTATGGCAGAGAAGGCGGGACTGATCAGCTACCGGCCAGGGGACCCAGACTTCCAGATCAAAGGCGATCTCAATCCTGCCCAGAAGACGGGGCTGGAGAAGATCAGAGCTTTAATGAAGCAATACGGCGGAACCGGGGTGCAGGAGTGCATTAACCGAGCGATCTTCGAGCTTTTGGACTACATCGTCCTCTATCCGGTGGAGGATGAGAACAAGTTCACCGACCGCAAAGGAGTGATACTGCCTGACGCCTTCCTGATGAAGCGGGGGAGCACCGCCCGGGACCTTGCCTTCCGGGTGCATTCGGATATAGGCGAGAGCTTCCTATTTGCCATCGATGCCCGGACCAAGATGCGCCTCGGGGAAAAACACGAGCTTAAGGACGGGGACGTGATAAAGATCGTCTCGACGAAGTGA
- a CDS encoding hydantoinase/oxoprolinase family protein, producing the protein MILGLDIGGANTKAASADSKYAKSVYLPLWKNSPLEKVLKRINAEQKPEAVAVVITGELADCFSSKREGVESIMAVACRAFSCPVYFWGHDGFARNDIINPTNSTGIIDMINTTDILHVAAANWSASAALLAREIGDCLFVDMGSTTTDLIPIRARPLAAKTDFLRLARGELVYMGLLRTGLACILPVARIRGHYVPLAPELFAIIADARLVLGHIDLDRYACDTADGKDKGRHSSLRRLARSVCADLEEIGECGALAIAEQACTEQKKALVAAMERQAERQGLERVAAAGIGEWLIAEAANTLGMECILLSELYGSRISDVFPAYAAARLLETYPVYLQG; encoded by the coding sequence ATGATCCTGGGTCTGGATATTGGGGGGGCGAACACCAAAGCGGCGAGTGCGGACAGCAAGTATGCCAAAAGCGTTTATCTTCCCCTCTGGAAGAACTCGCCCCTGGAGAAGGTCTTAAAGAGGATCAATGCCGAGCAGAAGCCGGAGGCAGTAGCTGTGGTCATCACTGGCGAGCTGGCAGACTGCTTCTCCTCCAAAAGGGAGGGAGTGGAAAGCATCATGGCCGTGGCATGCCGTGCCTTCTCCTGTCCGGTCTATTTCTGGGGCCATGATGGATTTGCCCGAAACGACATCATAAATCCGACTAACTCGACCGGTATAATTGATATGATCAACACGACCGATATTCTGCATGTCGCCGCAGCCAACTGGTCCGCTTCGGCTGCGCTTCTTGCTCGCGAGATAGGTGATTGCCTCTTTGTGGACATGGGCAGCACCACCACAGACCTGATTCCCATTAGGGCTAGGCCCCTGGCAGCGAAGACCGATTTCCTCCGCCTGGCCAGAGGAGAGCTGGTCTATATGGGCCTCCTGCGCACCGGTCTTGCCTGCATTCTGCCCGTGGCCAGGATCAGAGGCCATTATGTGCCGCTTGCCCCAGAGCTTTTCGCCATCATCGCTGATGCTCGTCTTGTTTTGGGCCATATAGATCTGGATCGGTATGCCTGCGATACTGCAGACGGAAAAGACAAGGGCCGACATTCTTCCCTCCGCCGGCTGGCGCGCTCCGTCTGTGCCGACCTGGAGGAGATAGGGGAATGCGGAGCTTTGGCCATAGCGGAGCAGGCCTGCACAGAGCAGAAGAAAGCTCTTGTTGCGGCCATGGAGAGGCAGGCAGAAAGGCAAGGCCTGGAAAGGGTGGCAGCAGCGGGAATTGGAGAATGGTTGATTGCCGAGGCGGCCAATACGCTGGGCATGGAGTGCATTCTGCTCTCTGAATTGTATGGCAGCAGGATATCGGATGTCTTCCCTGCTTATGCAGCCGCGAGGCTACTGGAGACATATCCCGTCTATCTTCAGGGATGA